The following are encoded in a window of Stieleria sp. JC731 genomic DNA:
- a CDS encoding efflux RND transporter periplasmic adaptor subunit produces MTKKKTVWLAIAMAVTMTTAGCRRSTDVKLIDEDKFKTPVRTVALSTNTLERSTVQPASIHAYYESHVRPQATGVVTEIAVDIGDVVKKGDVLLKIEVPELLMQREILRAKVSRLEAAERRESAGVELAAAEVTSAEAQLSEAKSLLGQIDASLAASESEFNRTEDLVNRGSLQQRVLDEVRKKRDSEAAAKQSASAAIESSQAMVKVAMAKQTAAAADLDAAKAETEIARRQLDEIEVLIDFASVRASIEGVITARNVEPGNLVGPDAEGSKPLLVISQIDKVRVRIPVPEIEAAHVSRGDQVSLSFPSFADEPPIKGTIARTTSALTPQSRTMLAEVDLENGEGKFLPGMFGQASIQMAAQTTAKTLPSRAIHFGENGKAHVYVVDANDIVTVAQIQTGQDDGLMIEVLSGLDPNARVIDANLHRFTDGESVQVLDR; encoded by the coding sequence ATGACAAAGAAGAAAACTGTCTGGCTTGCCATTGCAATGGCTGTAACGATGACGACTGCCGGATGCCGACGGTCGACCGATGTCAAATTGATTGACGAAGACAAGTTCAAGACGCCGGTGCGAACGGTGGCGCTGAGCACCAACACGCTCGAACGCTCGACGGTTCAGCCCGCCAGCATCCACGCGTATTACGAAAGTCACGTTCGTCCACAAGCCACTGGCGTTGTGACGGAGATCGCGGTCGATATCGGTGACGTTGTCAAGAAAGGCGATGTGCTGTTGAAAATTGAAGTCCCCGAGCTGCTCATGCAGCGAGAGATTCTTCGAGCCAAGGTCAGCCGCTTGGAAGCCGCCGAACGGCGTGAATCTGCTGGTGTGGAATTGGCGGCCGCAGAAGTCACCTCGGCAGAAGCACAACTCAGTGAAGCGAAAAGCTTGCTAGGTCAAATCGACGCTTCGTTGGCGGCATCCGAATCTGAGTTCAACCGAACCGAAGACTTGGTCAATCGTGGTTCACTGCAACAACGTGTTCTCGATGAAGTCCGAAAGAAACGAGACAGTGAAGCCGCCGCCAAACAATCCGCTTCAGCGGCTATCGAATCGTCGCAAGCGATGGTTAAAGTTGCGATGGCCAAGCAGACTGCCGCTGCGGCAGATCTCGATGCGGCAAAGGCGGAAACAGAAATAGCCCGACGCCAATTGGATGAAATAGAAGTTCTGATCGACTTTGCTTCCGTCCGGGCCTCGATTGAGGGCGTGATCACCGCTCGAAATGTCGAGCCGGGTAACCTTGTCGGACCGGACGCCGAAGGCAGCAAACCACTGCTAGTGATCAGTCAAATTGACAAGGTCAGAGTCCGAATCCCTGTCCCCGAGATCGAAGCCGCTCACGTCTCTCGCGGCGACCAAGTATCGCTGTCGTTCCCTTCGTTTGCCGATGAACCGCCGATCAAAGGGACCATCGCTCGAACGACTTCGGCATTGACACCGCAATCACGGACGATGCTAGCCGAGGTCGACCTAGAAAACGGTGAAGGAAAGTTCTTGCCGGGCATGTTCGGTCAAGCATCGATCCAGATGGCGGCGCAGACGACAGCAAAAACTTTGCCATCTCGGGCGATCCACTTCGGTGAAAACGGCAAGGCCCATGTCTATGTGGTCGATGCGAATGACATCGTCACCGTGGCCCAAATTCAAACGGGACAGGATGACGGATTGATGATCGAAGTGCTTTCTGGCCTTGATCCGAATGCGCGTGTGATCGACGCCAATCTACATCGATTCACTGATGGCGAGAGCGTTCAAGTTTTGGACCGCTAG